The genomic DNA AGTCGATATGCCCGAGAGCTATCGGCTCCATCCATCAAGTCTAGAAAGCAGTGATATGAAAATTCGTCCCGGTTCGCAATCTACTCCCCAACCGCCCGCTGTCGATGGTCTGGCCTTCATCCTGGCTTGGTCCTATGACCGCCTTGATCAAGATACCGTGCTCCAGAAGCTGCGCAGCAGCATCAACAAGCTGATCGAATCTGGAGCGTGTGAGCGCGCCTATTTCGGCAAGTCCCGGTACCGTGAGAACTTCAACATCCTGCTTGCTGGCGGTAGCAAGGCGCTGGTGCAGATCGGTGCCGTTGACACGGTGCGCCAGAAGGGCGGCATTCGCATTGAGTGCAACCCCGCAAAGTTTGCCGATGGCGACGCCCAGCAAATCCATCGTGTTATGCGTGGTCTGATCGGTCGTCGTGAGTACAACGAGTTGATGCGTCGCCCGCTGTTAAACGTCGTTCACTTTGCTGTGGACATTTACCATGCTGCCCTGACCCGCATGCTGGTGCGCTACGACAACGCCCAGCGCATGAGCATGATGGCAAAGCGCGTTGGCAAAGGCGGCTTTATCGAGGGATACAACTTTGGCAGCGTCAGAAGTGACTACGAGACAACTGCCTACAACAAGCAGCAAGAGCTTGTTCACGCAGCGATCTTGGCGATTGCTCAGTCCAGTTCGTCCGGCTTCAACGACGACCCGCTGAAGTCAAACAAGATCAAGCAGTTGAAGCGAGTGCTAGAAGGTCCCGAGATCGTTCGCGTTGAAGTGCGCGGCAAGAAGATGCGCGGCCTGCCCCTCTGGAAGCTGCCGCAGCAGACAAACCGCTTTGCCCGCTTCCATTTTGCTGATCTTTCTGTCGCTGGAATTGACCTTGATCCACTGATCGAGAAAGCGTTTCTTGCGATGTGCCGCCAGGACGGTGTCAAAGCCGCTCTGGATGCGTTCAAGCACACCGAGCACGCGCGCAAAGTGCATGCGTTCTGGCGCAGCCATCAGGCGACGTGGTGGAAACCAGGAGAGCTGTGGCTGCAGGCATGTGATGCTCTGCGCGAGACACGGATGTTCCCGCCGGAAGCGTTCGAGTCGCCGGACAGCCATGCAGAGAAGCAGCCGGTAAAACGCCGTCGCGCGCGGTAAGTAACGCTTCGGCTGGATCGCGTTTTGAGCGCTTTTCAGCCGTCACGGCACTTACCGTACCAGCTAAGCAGAAAATTGCGCTTGCAGGTTGTTCTGGTGGCTGCAAACGGCATACCAATGCCGCATCTTTCCGCAGTCAGCGGCAATATTTTTGGCCAAAGTCCAGTAGCGTCCAGCGCAGCCAAAAAGACGATTCGGTTACATGGTGGCTGTTACCGGCGGCAAAAGAATCTTTAGTGCCTTCCCAAATTACGCGGCGCCCGCCACATTGGTAGCCGTCACCAACGACCCCTTGTTCGGGTCGTGCCAATGGCGTCTAACACCTCTACGCGCTGGGTCTTCCGCGCTCACTGCTTTAATCTGGACTGACTAAGTTATCTGAAATCGTCGTGAATCTTCTTTCCTACCGACAAGGCCAAACGCGCCTGTCCGCCGTACTGACATTGGCCCTTGCGGGTGCGTTTCTAACGACCCCGACATGGGCACGGTTTCCGCAGTTTGATAGCACTGCTTTACTAACGCCCGAGCCGACAAGCTTTGCCAAGTGCCCGCAATTCTTTGCACACAGCACTCCGCCCGCCGTAGCACCGCAACCGCAATTCCGCGAGCTTTGTTATGAGGCCTTCGCGGTGCTGCACAGCGGAACGACCAAGACACCTGTCTTCGTGGCCCAGCGCTTGAACAGCGCAATGCTCAAAGCGGCTGACGAGAAGCGGGCTAAGCGATTCTTTGCCGACGCTCGCTTGCCCAGCGGAGAGCGGGCCGAATTAGAAGACTACAAAGGTTCCGGCTACAGCCGTGGACACATGGCTCCGGCGGGAGATATGACCACGCCTACTGCTATGGCACAGAGCTTTAGCCTTGCAAACATGGTTCCTCAGAATGCGCAGCAAAACGGCGGTGCTTGGAACAAGATTGAGCAAGATACCCGGCGCTATATCCAACGCGCCAGGGGAGACGTGTATGTGATCACAGGGCCGGTGTTCACAGACGCTGGTCCACGGATTGGTCGCAACGGGGTGAAGGTGCCAACCTATCTCTACAAGTTGGTGTACGACGCTACGACCCAAAGAGCGTGGGCACACTGGCAAGAAAATCGAGAGGGCGTGACAGTAGATCGGCCAATCACATACCCTGAGCTAGTGAAGAGAACCGGTGTAGCGTTCCTGCCACTTCTGCATTCAAAGCCATAAGCGAAGCAACGTCCCGTGCCGTGACCTTGCCAACTCTACAAGAGCACCAACTGAGGTTTCGGAGTTCCTGCTTCCTCTGACGTGTACTGTTGAACCGGCATCTCAGAGAGCATGGAGTGCACCACCAAGCTACGCCGTTCGTCAGCCGGTTTGTGAAACCAGCCCATGATCGGATGGCCATCCTCATTGATGGTCAACATCGAAAACGACTCGACGATCTCGCCAGTTACTCGGTCGGTCCAACTGTCCCAAATTGCGGCCACTGTGAACGGCTCACAGTCTTGACGGTGGATGCTCCAGCGCACGGCTTTGCCGGTCTCCCAGCAGGGCTCAAAGAACCGCTCCATGGGCACCAAACACATTTGCCTGCGTCGCCATGCCGTCCGGTAGCTGGGCTTTTCCGCCACGGTCTCGGTTCGCGCGTTGTAGGTGCGTCGGCCAATGTTCCGGTCTTTAGCCCAACCTGGGATCAGGCCAAACAACCCCAGATCAACTTTCAGCCCTGAAGCAGCGCTAGCGTCAGCGCGAATGATTGGCGCCGCGTACCCAGGAAACGACTCTCTACAGTGTGGTCCCTCAGTTTTGCCTTTAGCGCTGCATGGCGCAATGGCGATCAAGCCGCGCCAGCAATGAATTCTGCTGGCCGAAGTGCGTGGAACCATTCCGCCTCAAATGCATTCATCTTCGCCTCCCTCCTGGTGACGAAAAACTCAATGTCTTGAGATCGCCATGCAGCTAGGCATTCCTGATCAATGAAGTGTCCTTGCAGCAAACGCATATTTCCTACCTCAAGTGCTGTGTAAAGCACATCTAACTCCTCAGACGGCCAGATGAATCGGTTACCGAGTTGAGAACCTTGTCCGCCATAAAGAGAAATAATTGCCCTTGCTCCGCGAGTGCGTAGCAACTCAGTTTGTCCACACCCAGCAGCGTACCCGTCAGCAAAGTACCGCGCTCTGGCGTTCCGCATATCGAGAGTCGGCAGAGGTGCAGATTCGGTACTTCTAAACAAGAGTTCCGGCCATGGCTCGCGCTGTCCTTGAAGGCCGGCCCGAAGATGCCTTAGAGCAGCCTGAACTCGGTGGGTCGCTGCGCTGGCAAAGCTGCCCCAGGCCGTGGTAAGCCCCCACCATCGCCTTAGCCATTCTTCGTCGATGAAAAGATCATCATCCGGCAATTCGTGCAGTGCAATCGCGGTAAGGGTCAGTTGCATCTGATAGGGCACTGCAGCGGGCGTGTGCGCTAAATTACTCGCAGCAAAATTCATCGCTCGTGCTATCAGCTCTACAGGTTGACTAGCAAGCTCGGGTCTATCTCGAATCCTCCTGACGAGCAGGTCTCCCGGCGCTCGCACCACATCCATGCCAAGCAGCCCCTTAAGCACGTTCAAGGTTTGCTGCTCGCTGGCAGGCTCCCATCCGGGAGG from Acidovorax sp. A79 includes the following:
- a CDS encoding DNA/RNA non-specific endonuclease is translated as MNLLSYRQGQTRLSAVLTLALAGAFLTTPTWARFPQFDSTALLTPEPTSFAKCPQFFAHSTPPAVAPQPQFRELCYEAFAVLHSGTTKTPVFVAQRLNSAMLKAADEKRAKRFFADARLPSGERAELEDYKGSGYSRGHMAPAGDMTTPTAMAQSFSLANMVPQNAQQNGGAWNKIEQDTRRYIQRARGDVYVITGPVFTDAGPRIGRNGVKVPTYLYKLVYDATTQRAWAHWQENREGVTVDRPITYPELVKRTGVAFLPLLHSKP
- a CDS encoding SOS response-associated peptidase; translation: MIAIAPCSAKGKTEGPHCRESFPGYAAPIIRADASAASGLKVDLGLFGLIPGWAKDRNIGRRTYNARTETVAEKPSYRTAWRRRQMCLVPMERFFEPCWETGKAVRWSIHRQDCEPFTVAAIWDSWTDRVTGEIVESFSMLTINEDGHPIMGWFHKPADERRSLVVHSMLSEMPVQQYTSEEAGTPKPQLVLL
- a CDS encoding DUF262 domain-containing protein — encoded protein: MSETPSYVSQPQVIDLPKLLADVNAGHIQVPKFQRPFVWEDERRVELLRSLRAGIPIGSLLVWRTSQARLPSFETIAGVKIPRPAKGQTISYLLDGHQRLTTLFAAFLAPTTPKKVKNAGAEDDIPSPIYFDLEQDDFVVGNPTGTWSCLPLYLFLDAVAIRQHFRGKEKEGGLMTEEVDRLQEIAEGVLYAMQWCRIPVIPLSTDDVELATRTFHRVNSQGVPMTEFHMVAALTWGDEFDLREIFEREWAKWRLPPGWEPASEQQTLNVLKGLLGMDVVRAPGDLLVRRIRDRPELASQPVELIARAMNFAASNLAHTPAAVPYQMQLTLTAIALHELPDDDLFIDEEWLRRWWGLTTAWGSFASAATHRVQAALRHLRAGLQGQREPWPELLFRSTESAPLPTLDMRNARARYFADGYAAGCGQTELLRTRGARAIISLYGGQGSQLGNRFIWPSEELDVLYTALEVGNMRLLQGHFIDQECLAAWRSQDIEFFVTRREAKMNAFEAEWFHALRPAEFIAGAA